In a single window of the Pseudomonas entomophila genome:
- a CDS encoding ribonuclease T2 family protein encodes MGSQSLRSAWMSALFWGALAAFASQASAEQVCALPDTVEPAPPRPVDYVNKDLPTDYLALVLSWSPEHCEAQRNKPKAQREKHAFQCFSGNRFEWVVHGLWPQNGYARSDRDHPRNCQSVGSLPAALVKQHLCMMPGADLMQNEWQAHGTCGWSSPDRYFADIQRVYDTLRRPTTQEMLGTDPGPNQLVETKASTIKQAFLSRNPALPAQSLRVSVGSGNRLKELWVCLDKQLAPMPCPAGGTPDSQAIKVRSPYQ; translated from the coding sequence ATGGGAAGTCAATCATTGCGTTCGGCCTGGATGAGCGCGCTGTTTTGGGGGGCGCTGGCAGCGTTTGCCAGCCAAGCCAGCGCCGAGCAAGTCTGTGCGTTGCCCGATACCGTGGAACCCGCGCCGCCACGCCCGGTGGACTACGTCAACAAGGACCTGCCCACGGACTACCTGGCCCTGGTGCTGTCCTGGTCGCCGGAGCACTGCGAGGCCCAGCGCAACAAACCCAAGGCGCAACGCGAGAAACACGCCTTCCAGTGTTTCTCTGGCAACCGCTTCGAATGGGTGGTGCATGGCCTGTGGCCGCAGAACGGCTATGCCCGCTCCGACCGGGATCATCCGCGTAACTGCCAGAGCGTCGGCTCGCTGCCGGCCGCGCTGGTCAAGCAGCACCTGTGCATGATGCCGGGCGCGGACCTGATGCAGAACGAATGGCAGGCCCATGGCACTTGCGGCTGGTCGTCCCCCGATCGCTACTTCGCCGATATCCAGCGGGTGTACGACACGCTGCGCCGGCCCACCACGCAAGAGATGCTGGGTACCGACCCAGGCCCGAACCAGCTGGTGGAGACCAAGGCGAGCACGATCAAGCAGGCCTTCCTGTCGCGCAACCCGGCGCTGCCCGCTCAGAGCCTGCGGGTTTCGGTGGGTTCGGGTAACCGCTTGAAGGAGCTCTGGGTCTGCCTCGACAAGCAGCTCGCGCCCATGCCGTGCCCGGCGGGCGGCACCCCTGACAGTCAGGCGATCAAGGTCCGGTCGCCTTATCAGTAG
- a CDS encoding DUF2986 domain-containing protein: MNRRKKINQLLKAHAKKASAKLAPKNRNTYISKADRAKLAAEASQQAEPTPDTPAQP, translated from the coding sequence ATGAACCGTCGCAAAAAGATCAACCAGCTGTTGAAAGCCCACGCCAAGAAGGCCAGCGCCAAGCTGGCGCCGAAAAACCGCAACACCTACATTTCCAAGGCCGACCGGGCGAAGCTGGCTGCCGAGGCCAGCCAACAGGCCGAACCGACCCCCGACACACCGGCGCAGCCCTGA